The Dethiosulfovibrio peptidovorans DSM 11002 nucleotide sequence CGTCATTCCTTTTCTTGGCGTCTTGAGCTCCAGCTCCTTGGGTCTAAAGTCCTTAGAGCATGAGCCTCTAGCAGTGTTTTGTCCATCCAAGTATAACAGAACAGATCCCTTTGGATATGAAAAAGGCCTTCGATCTGCCAATCGAAGGCCACGCGAGTGGGGTGAGGAAAGTCCGTCTTTAGCGGATGCCCTCGAAAGGACCGCGATAGCGAACCGAGTTTACCTCGAATTTCGCCGCGAACCGTCGCTCCTGGGGTATGGGGTCGCAGAGGGTGTAGCCTACGAAGGGGCCCTTGAATTCCTCGGCGACGTAGAAGGTTGCGCTGTTTCTCATCGTAGTTGTGGTCATGATCGACACTCCTTTTCTAGATTTGATTTTCATGTCTCTCGTTTTTCTTCTCTACTGTGCGTCGGATATAAAAAAGAGCGGGGTCCTCTAAAAGGGCCCCGCTCTCGGCAAATCGTCGTCACATAACGACAACGGCACCGGGAGGAGACCCGCAGCCGATAATTAGGACGACTATCATGACGACTATGGATATGTTAAAACTTCTTCCTACCATCTCGGGTTCCTCCTCTCCGATCGTTGTCTGAAAAGTTTAAGTTATTTTATCTCCGGTTCTGTGGGCTGTCAAGTGGCTAACGGAAAAATATAGGGCATCTGTAAAAACTCACGTCCGAGTTTCCTCGGAGAGGTCGTTTCGGCTCCGCCCTGTCTCGCTCGAACATATTCCCGACCTGCCTGTTTCGTACGGACTGCCTCGGAGGGCACGTCCTGTGCCCCCTCGGCTTGGGGCGACGTCCTGTCGCCCCATCTGTACTACACGACGGCAGATTCGGAAATATGGGCTCGAATGGGCTCTGCCGAAACGGCCTCTCCGAGGAGTGACGTTTTTAGAGATGCCCTATTAGGAACAGTTGCGATTTTCTATCTTACCCTCTCGATGATATACTCTCGTTAAGGATAAACGAGGTTTCCTAAAATGGCGTTCGTGAGCTTTTGATTTTGATATGGAGGATTGAGCATGATTACTTTGGTCGGTATGGATAGCGAGAGTATAAAGGCTCGAAAGGGCAGAGTGATGCTCGTGGGAGTCTGTCTCTTTCTGTTGGGGGCCCTGGCTGTGTCCATGCCCTTCATGGCTTCGCTGGCGGTGGAGACGTTGGTGGGATGGCTCATGGTCTCCGCCGGTGTCGTCCAGGCCGTCAGCGGGTATAGGGAGAGACGGCAGGGCCGTAGCGGAGCAGGGGATTTCCTGTGGGCTCTGTTGGCCGCTATGACAGGGATAATACTTTTGGCCAAGCCCCTGAGCGGCGTGGTTACCCTGACCATGATCCTGAGCGTCTACTTTGTCCTCGAGGGAGTCTTCAAGGTCTTCACCGCCCTTAAGCTCAGAGGGCTCGTAGGATGGGGCTGGCTCTTGGTCAGCGGTGTCCTGTCGCTCTTCCTGGCGGGGCTGATCTGGCATAATCTTTTCGCCGCGGCCTGGGGAGTCGGGCTTCTGGTCGGCATAAACCTGCTCTTCACCGGGGCGACCTTGTTCGCCCTCGGATTGAGACTTGGAAAGGAGTCATCGTAGCATGAGACTTCTGACCAGAAGCGACTTCGACGGCCTGATGTGTGCCGTGCTTTTGAAGGAAATGGGGGTTATGGACGAGAGAAAGTTCGTCCATCCCAAGGACATACAGGACGGACTGGTGGAGGCCGACGAGAACGACGTTCTGGCCAACGTTCCCTATCTTCCGGGATGCGGTCTGTGGTTCGATCATCACGCTTCCGAGGTGGAGAGGGAGGAGATGTTCCGCCACCACTGGGAGGGGGCCTGCGATCCGGGTGCCAAGAGCTGCGCCAGGGTCATCTTTGACTATTACGGCGGAGCGGAGGGGCCGCTTGCCAGGCTTAGCTATCTGGTGGACGTGGCGGACAAGGCGGATTCGGCGGACTTCTCCAGGGAAGAGATACTGAATCCGGAGGGGTGGGTCCTTTTGTCCTTCGTCATGGATCCCAGGACCGGCCTGGGCCGTTTCAGAGACTACAGAATATCGAATTACCAGCTTATGGACGACTTGGTCGAATATCTGAGAAACCACGACATAGACGAGATACTGGCCCTGGAGGACGTCAGAGAGAGGGTCGTCCGCTACAGGAGACATCAGCCTCTTTTCAGGGAGATGCTCACCAAAAAGAGCAAAGCCGAGGGAGACGCCATAGTCATAGATTTCGTCGGTAACGACGAGGCCTACGTCGGCAATCGTCATATAGAGTACGCCCTTTACCCCGATCAGAACATCTCCGTCCGGATCTTTGACGGCAAGAACGCCGAATTCTGCGTGATATCGGTGGGACACTCCATCTTGAACAGGACTTCCTCAGTGGACGTGGGAAAACTGATGCTCCGTTTCGGAGGGGGAGGTCACTTCAGGGTGGGTACCTGTCAGATCCCCTACGAGGATCGCCACAGGGTTCTGGAGGAGATTCTCGAGGAGATCAACGACGGTAGTTCCACTTAAAGACATCTCTAAAAACTCACGTCCGAGTTTTCTCGGGGAGGTCGTTTCGGCTCCGCCCTGTCTCGCCCGAACGTATTTTCGACCTGCCTGTTTCGTACGGACCGCCTCGGAGGGCACGTCCTGTGCCCCCTCGGCTTGGGGCGACGTCCTGTCGCTCCATTCGTACTACACGACGGCAGGTCGAAAATACGGGCTCGAATGGGCTCCTCCGAAACGACCTCCCCGAGGAGTGGCGTTTTTAGAGACGTCCTTAGAAAGATTCGTAAATGTTTCGTCAAGGGAGACGGCTGAAAAGCCGCCTCCCTTTTTACTTTGCCGTCATCTTGTCGTTACATCCCCGAAATCCTGGTCCTGTAACCTTTGAATGGAGGTGGTATCGGTGTCGGGAGCGACTATATTGGAGATATTTCTGTCTTGCGCTTTGGAGGAATTTCTCCGTCGAAACGGGGTGAAGACGGTGTTTCAGCCTGTGGTGGATTTTTTCGGTGCCAAAATATGGGGCTACGAGGCCCTTTCCAGGGGCGTTCCCCCGAGTTCGACCACGTGGTGGTCCTGGACGGGGCGAAACCGGTGGGACTGATAACTAGAAACGACTTTGCCGCCAAGATGGGTGGGGCCTACGGTTTCCATCTCTTCCAGAGCCGGCCTATAGAGGAGGTGGCGAAGAGGAACTTTCTGTCGGTGAGTCATAGTTGTTCGGTCCGTCTTCTGTCCCGGCTGGCCATGGAGAGGTGTCCCGAGGATATCTACGATCCCGTGGCAGTGGTGGACGCCAGAGGCGGCTATCTCGGTACGGTCACAATGAAGCAGGTGATAGCCCGTTCCGCCGAGATAGAGGTCCGTCAGGCCCTGACCTGCAATCCTTTGAGCGGCCTTCCCGGGAACCAGGACATACAGCGCTGGATATCCTGCGCCCAGCAGGGGGGAGGGGCCTTCTCTCTGATCTACGCCGACCTGGATCGCTTCAAGGAGTACAACGATACCTACGGATTCGTCGAGGGGGACGAGCTGATAAAGCTCACGGCCTCGGTTCTTCAGGAGGGGCTTATAGAGCTGGGATGCCGGGCCATGGTGGGGCACGTGGGAGGCGACGATTTTGTCGCAGTGATATCAGGGCCTTTGCCGGAGGACTATCTCGACGCCATCTGCAGGGAGTTCGATCGCCGCATCTCTGAAGCACATGGCCAAACGACGCACCTCCGAAGGGTAGGTTTTCCGATATGTCCCTGAGAAAAAGGCTGGTCTTTCTGGTGATAGCCATATGCGTCGCCATGGCCGGTCTGTCTCTGCTCTCCTCAAGAGGGGCCAGGGCGACCGTATCGGACCTTCTGGACGGAGGGCAGAACAGGGAGAGCAGGAGCTCCGCCGCGGCGGTGGCCAACTGGCTGAGGTCCATGGAGAACGTCCTGACCACCGGGAGCAGAAACCTGTCCTTCATGATAGAGGACTTAGGGCTTCTTCCCGGAACCGCCGGGAACTACATGAGAAACCTGACTGAGACCTCTCTTCCCATGGGGCTTTCCGACATCTACCTGGCCCTTCCCAGCGGTCGTTTCATGGACGGGAACATGTGGTTCCCCGAGGAGGACGATTACGATCCCAGGGCGGAGGGGTGGTATAGGAGAGCCGAGGAAGAGGGAGCCATGGTGCTCTCGTCCCCCTGGATCTCCCCCAGATCGGAGGAACCGGTAATGACACTGTCTCTGCCGGTCTACTCTCTGTACCAGGAGGGGCGGCTGCTGGGGGTGATGGGAGCGGATATTCCCGTGTCCTCCTTCGTCTCGGAGATAGTCTCTCTCTCCTCCGATGGGGTGGTTATACTGACGGCGCCGGACGGAGGGGTCTTGGCGGACAACCTTGACGACGGCGAAAGAGAGTCCATGGCGGCGGTATTCGACGCGATCGAGGAGGGAAGTTTGGACGAGGTCCCGGTCAGGACCGTGGACCTCGCAGACAGCCGCTACAGAGTGCTCACCTTCCCTCTTCCCAAGGGACTCTTTCTCTCTCTGGCCTCGGACGAGGCCTCTCTGCTGGCTCCTCTCAGGAGAATCGAGAGAGGTCAGACGGCTCTGGTGGCCATAGCGTTCGTCCTGGTGTCTCTGGTCATGTGGCTGTTCTGTCGAAGCTTTATGAGTCGCATCGCCAGGCTCACTTCCGTGGCCGAGGCGGCCATAGGAGGGGATCTCACCGTCTGTTGCGCCATGGCCGGACGGGACGAGCTGGCCCGGGTCGGCATGGCCATGGACGGTCTGGTGGACTTTCAGAGGACGGTGCTCCAGACTCTGAGGGACGGAAACGGCAGCATCCTGTCCAGCTCTTCCGGGCTGGGACAGGTGGCGGGCAGAATAGAGAACGTCTCTGCCGGGTTGCAGGAGGCCAGCTCTATATTGACCGAGGCCATGAACGAGAGCATCGAGGCGGTCAAGGCCGCCGAGGAAGGGGCTGCCTCTGTCACCGAGGGAGCTCACCATGTAGCTTCTTTGGTGGAGGAGGCAAAGAGAAGCTCGGACAGGACTCTGGGAGAGGTTCGAAAGGCCACGGAGCTGGCCCGCCAAAACGGCGGAGGCATGGCCTCCCTGGCCGAGGATTTCGCCTCCGTGTCGTCCGTGGCGGGGAGGCTGAGAGAGGGAGCCTCCGGCATAGAGTCCTTCGTCACCACCATAGGGAACATAGCGGAGCAGACCAACCTGCTGGCACTGAACGCGGCCATAGAGGCGGCCCGGGCCGGAGAGTCCGGCAGAGGCTTCGCCGTGGTCGCCCGTGAGGTCAGAGATCTCTCCGAGGAGAGTCGAGCCGCTGTGGCCAGGATAAGAGCTCTTTCCGATTCGGTCGTCTCCGACGTCACGGAGTTGGGAGGGATAGCCTCCGAGGGCGACGAGGCGGTTAAGGCGAACCAAAGCAGGTCGGAGAATCTCTATCTGGCGTTGGAGGCCATAGAGGCGGAGGCGGTGGACGTAAGCGAGAAGGCCGCAGGAGTGCTGGAACGGTCGGAGAACCAGACGAGACACAACGGCGAGGTCTCCGCCATGCTGTCCAGTCTCTCCGAGATGGCCGCCAAGGCTGCTCTGAGAGCGGGAGAGCTGGAGGATTCAGTGACGTCCCTCCTGGACGGAGTGGCGGGGCTCGGCAGGGAAAACCGAACCCTCATCGAACTGGCGGGACGACAGGAGGCCCTTATAGACCGTCATCGACTCTAGTGGCGACGAATATTTCGAACCTTGAGTCTTTTAGTTCCCCCTTGTCGTATAAGGGTAACCGTGGTATCGTTTCAGCCAACAACGAAATAAGCTGTTTATCCAGAGTCGGGGGAGAGAGTCAGCTCGCAGATCCCGCACCAACCTGCTTTATGGCAAGGTGGTCCTGCTGACATCGATGAGGAGCGACGGTCCTTTAAAAGGCCTTCCCATCGGGAAGGCCTTTTTTCATGGACCGTAAAATATCCTTGAGGAGGCGTTTTCACCATGAAGAGAATCGCGTTTTTGGCGGCTTCGGTCCTGATAGCCGGGCTGATTCTGTCCGGTCCGGCCGTTGCAGGGACCTTGGTAGTAGGGGCTACTCCGCTACCGCACTCGGAGCTTCTGGAGCTGGTGAGGGGAGATCTCGCCGAAAAGGGCGTGGATCTGAAAATAGTTGAGTTCACCGATTACGTCAGGCCCAACATGGCCTTGGACGAAGGATCGTTGGACGCCAATTTCTTCCAGCATCTGCCCTATCTAGAGGGTTTCGCCAGGGATCACCGCCTGGACCTAGTCTCCGCCGGATCTATACACGTGGAGCCCCTTGGTCTCTACTCGGGAAAGCATGGCTCTCTAAACGACCTTCCCGACGGGGCCGTCATAGCTATCCCCAGCGACAGCGTCAATGGAGGCCGCGCTCTGCTTCTGCTTCAGTCCGAGGGATTGATCTCCCTCTCCGATTCCGCCGGGCTGGAGGCCACCGAGTTCGACGTGGAGGATAACCCCAAGAATCTCCGTTTTCGTCCCATCGAATCGGCTCAGCTCCCTCGGGTTCTTCCCGACGTGGACGGGGCGGTCATAAACGGAAACTACGCCATGGAGGCTGGTCTTAAGCCTACCGAGGACGCTCTCTTGCTGGAGGGAGCCGATTCTCCCTATGCCAATATAGTGGCAGTAAGGGCCGGCGACTCGGACAGAGAGGACGTGAAGGCACTGGTGGAGGCTCTCCAGAGCGACAAGGTACGGGATTTCATACTCGAAAACTACGGAGGAGGGGTCGTCCCCGCCTTCGGGCCGGGCAGGTAAGCCGGTGAAGAGGAGGGTGGAGTCGGTCTAGATCGACTCCACCCTCCTCTTCCACGATATCGAGTCCCCTTTGCCCATGTCCATCCGCCTTCCCGCCTTTATCAACGTCTCGGATATGGAGTCAAGCTCCGGCAGATGGTCCAGTTTCAGGGCGGTCTTGCCCGGATAGAGCCTGTAGTGATCTCGATAGCGAGGCGGAGTTATGTTGGGCATGAGGACGTTAGCCCCGGCGGCAAGCATGGCCTCTCGTCCCCCGGGAGACAGAGAACCGGCGGCGGTTGTGGCCGGTATGTTGGCGTCGGGCAGCATCAGCCTGAGCATGGCGGTGAGCCTGACCGTCTCCTCCATGGATCCGGACGGACAGTGGGCCAAGGGGGTCTCTGGGTTGGCTATGAAGGGCCCTATTCCCACCATGTCCAGGTCGAGGTCCCTGCACAGGGCCAGATTCCCCTGGCTTATCTTCTCGGTCTCGCCGGGCAGTCCCACCATGAAGCCCGAGCCCAGCTCGATACCGGCCTCCCTCAGGTCGATCAGGGCCTTTAGGCGTTCCGAGAGGGAAACCCCGTCCCTGAGCCGTCTGTGGAGCTCGCCGTCGCAGGTCTCGAACCGCAGAAGATAGCGGTCCGTTCCGGCGGAGGCGAGGGCTCGATAGTCCTCTCTCTCCATGATGCCGCAGCTCAGCGTTACAGCCGCCTCCGGAGCCCGTCCTTTTATGACCTCCACGGTGCGGCAGAGCCTCGAGGCCGACCATGCCGGGTCCTCTCCTCCCTGAAGCACGAAGGTCCTTATCCCGGTCTGGTATCCCAGATCCACCGAGGCTAAGATCTCCTCCTCGTCCAGGCTGTACCGACGAACCCGGCGGTTGTCCCTTCGAAGGCCGCAGTAGAGGCAGTTCTGGCGGCATCGGTTGGTGAACTCCAGCAGCCCGCGGATCCACACTCCGTCGCCGTATCGGTTCTTCCTGACGAGGTCGGCCTGATCGATCAGGGGCGTTCCGCTCGCTCTTCTCAGCACGACGCGCCTCTGTAGAGAGCGTGCTCCACCGGGAAGGGTTCGAGGGCTCTCGGGAGGAGTCCGTTGCCCCAGGCGAGGAACAGGCCGTAGTTCGTCCCCGGTACGTTGGCCTCCTTCAGCAACGATATCCGCCTCATCATGTCTCTTCTGGTGACCATACAGCCGGCGCAGTTGATCACGAAATCGTAACCGCTAAGCTCCCGAGGGGAGGGGATGTCCTGCTTTAGCTCGAAGTATACGTCGGGGCGGACCTTCTTTCTGAACAGTTTCGGTATCTTCACTGTCCCTATGTCGTCGTTCATCCTGTGATGTCTGCAGGCCTCCAGCACCAGGATCCTGCCTCCCGAAGGTATCTCGTCCAGTCTGGCCAGTCCCTCCACGAAGAAACCCAGGTCTCCCTTTTTTCTGGCGAAAATTATTGAGAACGACGTGAGCAGTTGGTCGCTCGGAAGGGTGGATCCGACCTCGGCGAATGCCTGACTGTCCGTCACAACCAGTGCGGGGCGGTGCTTGAGTCCCAAGTAGCAATCGTTCAGTCTCCTCTCCGTGCAGATCGCCATGGTGCAGTCCTTGTCCAGAATATCCCTTATCGTCTCCACCTGAGGCAGTATCATTCTGGCCTTCGGAGCGGATTCGTCTATAGGGGTGACCAGCAGCACGGTCTCTCCCGCCTGTACCAGACCCTCCAACGGGGTTATCTCCCTCTCTACATGGTCGGAAAAGCGTTGGAGAGCCCTGTCCAGGTCCTCCAGTCCGAATCCCGATCGGTTGTCCACGGCTATCCTCCTGAAGCCAGATGCGAAATGCCGCTTTTCGTCGCATACGCCGGAGTCGGCGAAGGTAAGCACCGTCAGACAGGGCAGGTTCCGACGTCTCAATTTCTCGACCGCGGTCTCCTCTTTCGCCGTAGGGGGAATGTCTCCCCTGGTTACGAACAGGACTATGTCCGCCGTCTCCAGTTTGCGCTCGCTTCTCTCGACCCTCATGGATCCGAGCTCGTCGTCGAAGTCGTCGAATCCGGCGGTGTCGACCACCGAAACCGGGCCCAGAGGCCCCATCTCCATGGCGTGGATCACAGGATCGGTGGTGGTGCCCGGCCGGTCCGACACTATGGATGCCGAGGTGCGAAGCAGGTTGTTGGTCAGGGAAGATTTGCCGCTGTTTCTAAGTCCGTAGATCACCAGGGTCAGCCTTTCCGCCTTGGGGGTGGTCAGCATGGGAGCCCTCCTCTCACAGATAGCGACGGATATTTTCCCGGTCTTTCCTCTTTTTCGGCCTCGGCCTGTCGTCGGGCCATCCGACGGTCAACATGACGTCCAGCCGCGAGGTCTTCGGAAGCCCGAGGGCCGCTCTGACCGCCATTTCGTTGAACCAGCCTATCCAGCAGGTTCCGAGTCCCAGCTCCGCTGCCTTGAGGGTCAGGTGGTCCACCGCTATGGCTACGTCCATGGTCTCGTACCTTACGTTCCGGACCATTCCGGCGAGCCACGGGGCGGTCTTTTCCCGCTTCAGCGTCTCCACCGCCACTATGACCGGGGCTTCCTGGACGAAACGGTTCAACCCCCTGCCGTATATCCCCGAGTTCATGGCGTCTGCAACCGCATTTTTAGCCTTCTCCGATCGACATACGTGGAAAAACCAGGGCTGGGAGTTGCAGGCGCTGGGAGCCATTCGGGCCGCGTCCAGACAGGTCTCGAGGATTTCCTCGGAAACGGGGTCGGGGCTGTATTTTCTGACGCTCCGTCTTCTAATAATCAGGCTGTCAATCATGGTCCTTCGGTTCCTCTCCGAGCCACCGGGAGATGGCCGCCTTTACCGATCTCGACATCTCGAAGGAGAAGGGGGCGCCGTTTTTTCGAAGGTACATTTTCTGCGCTCCGTTTTCCGCAGGGGCGCCGATCTTCGTTATGGACCACAGTCGTCTGTGGTCTTCCATGATATCGAAGACTTTTTCGTCCGCCTTTCGATAGACGTCTCTGTGGACGACGATCTCCATCGGAAGTCGCCCTCTTCGTGGAGGCCGTTCTCCGTCGGGATAGTGACCGTAACATACCAGAGCGATCGGAAAGGTCCATCTGGGAAGCTCGAAGATGTCCCTGTGTCTCTCGTAGTTTTCCATGATATCGCCTATATAGCACGATCCTATACCCAGGCTTTCGGCCGCTATTACCGAGTTCTGTGCGGCTATCAGGGCGTCGCAGCAGCCGAGCATCAGGTCCGATTCCTCGGGCTCCCGCCAGGTCAGTCCGTGTTCGTCGCACATTTTCGGCACCCCTCCGTGGACGAAGAAATCGTGCCATCTCTGCTGATCGGCCAGAAAAAGCAGCACCAGAGGGGCCTTGGCTATGAAGGACTGACCGTCGCAGGTCTCGACCAGACTTTCCTTGACTGCTTGATCGGTTATCTCGATTATGGAGTAGAGCATCATGTTTCCCGCCGTTGGAGCCGCCATAGCCGCCGATAATATGGAGAGGCGTTCCTCCTCGGAGATCGGACGATCCGCATAACGGCGCAACGACGTTCTGGTTTGCAGCGTTTTTTCCGTGGCGTTCAATTTAAACCCTCCTTATAATTAACGAACAAGCGCATGTTCAAAATACGCGTCAATTCACCTGCGAGGGGATCAATCTTTTTCTGTACCTGGCCAAAAGCCACATGGTCAACGATGCGGAGGCTATGTCGGCGGTAGGGTAAACCAGGAATACGCCCAACAACCCCAGATAGGGAGGCAGTATCAGGGCAAGGGGGATCAGGAGGAGAACCTGTCGACTCAGGGACAGCACCATGGACGGTCTGGAGAAGCCCAGCGACTGAAAGGTGGCTGTCCCTATTATCTGAAAGCCCACGACGAAGTACATCGATATAGCCACCCTGATGAAGCTTTTAGTGGTGTCTATCAGGGCGGGAGAGTCGGTGAACACCCTCACCAGAGGTCCCGGTACCGTCAGAAGCAGGGCCGAGGTGCCTAGGGATATTATCGAAGCCGATATCAGAGCCAGTTCCACAGCTTTCTTGGCCCTCATGTTGTCTCCCGCTCCGTAGGCGTACCCGACTATGGGCTGAAGGCCCTGGGCTATGCCGAAGATGGGCATTATGCTCAGGCTCAGCATTTTCTGAACGATGCCCTGAGCAGCCATGGCGTCGGTGCCTCCGTAGAAGCTGAGGCGGTTGAGAATGAGAACTCCCGCTACAGACTGGGCAGATAGCCTGGCGAACTCGGACCCCCCGACTGTCATGATCTCTTTCAGTATGGACCATCGAGGTCTCAAATTGGAGATGTGCAGCCTTACAGAGCTTCTGCCGGGAACCAGATAGTGGGCTACGGCCCATAAGAAGGTCACTCCCTGAGCTATGACCGTGGCGACGGCAGCTCCCGTCACCCCCATTTTCAATACGAAGATGAATATGGGGTCCAGAGCGATGTTCGTGACCGCCGAGAGGATCAGTGACATCATGGCGACCTTGGCGCTGCCCTCGGACCTTATCACGCAGTTCATCGTCATCCCACAGACCAGCAGGGAGGACCCAAGAAATATGGCCCCCAGGTAGTCTCGAATCAACGGAGCCAGCTCCGACGGAGCGCCGGTCAAGGCCACCAGGGTCGGCATAGAAAGTCTTCCTGCAGCGGAGACGAAGAGCCCCGCCACCAGTGCCATGAAGAAGGCGTTCCCCAGGGCGACCTCCGCTCGTTCGCTGTCTCCGGCTCCGAGGGAGCGGGAGACCAACGATGCGGCTCCGACCCCGACCATCATGGCCAGGGCGTGGACTATGAACTGTATCGGAAAGGCCGAAGCGATGGCTCCCAGGCCCAAAGGGCCTACCCCTCTTCCCACGAATATGGTGTCCACCACGTTATAGGACGCCATCACCAGCATTCCCGTCATGGCGGGTATGGACAGCTTGGTCAGGAGTCTCCCGACCGGCTCTTTTCCTAAAAACTCGGTCCTGTCCTTCATCGCAGAACCCTCCTCTTATCTTAATGTCCCGGGTATTATACACGTTTTTCCCCTTGATCCTCTTGACATTCCTTTACTTTTTGTGGCTCTAATATATAAAGAAGCGGGCTTATCTCCGTTCCACGGTTCTGAAGAGACCTCGATGTGTTACCATATGGTAAAGGTTCGATCCTTATTAGGAAGTCTTAATAGATTGGAAGAGGTGTTGCGAGTGGGGTTCAAGCGGAGTCTACAGCTCAAGATAGTGGCGATGGTACTGACGGTGGTGCTCGTGGTGTTCGCCGGAATGATCGGGACCATCTCCTACATGAATCGCAGGGAAAGTATGGAGCAGGCCAGGGATCTGGCCATGAGCCGTTCGACCGAGTTCGCCAATCAGATGAAACTCCGGTTGGACTCGGGGCTGGAGGTGGCTCGGACTCTGGGGCACGTGTTGGAGGGGCTGGTTCGCACCGACGAGGGCAACCGGGAGATGGTTAACAGCATCCTCTCCGAGACCCTGAAGGCCAATCCCGATTTCTTCGGACTATGGACCTGCTGGGAGCCGGACGCATTCGACGGCCAGGATTACGCCTACGCCTACATAGAGGGACACGACGAGACCGGCCGCTTCATTCCCTACTGGTTTAAGGACGGAGGCGAGGTGAAGCTGGTCCCTCTTGAGGGATACGATACCCCCGGAGAGGGAGATTTCTACCTGGTGCCGATGGAGAGAGGAAGGGAGACCATTTTGGAACCCTTCCAGTACGACACGGGAGACCGAACCGTGACCTTGACCAGTCTCGTAGTTCCTATAGAGATAGACGGGACCAAGGTAGGAGCGGTCGGAGTAGATATTTCTGTAGACTCTTTGAACGGTATCAACGACGAGGCCAAACTCTACGATACCGGCTTCGGGCGGCTTATGTCCGCCAAGGGGGTCGTAGTGGCCCATCCGGATCACGACAGGATAGGAAAGCCCATAGGCGAGACGGTAGGGGATAGGGGAGCATACTTTCTGAAAAAAATCGCTTCCGGCGATAGCTGGTTCGACGAGGCATGGTCTGTCTCATTGAACGACATGGTCTATAAGGCATTCGCCCCGGTGATCGTAGGAGATACCGGAACGCCCTGGAGCTTCGGGGCCGTCATAGAGAAGGGCGAGGTCATGGAGGCCTCCGATCGGATGCTCTATTTTACGTTGGTGATAGCGGCGGCGGGGCTCGTCTTGGTGGTCGGAGCCGTATGGCTGGTGGCGGGAAGAATCGTTCGTCCCCTCAGAAAAATCTCGGAGATGGCCGCTAGAGCTCAAGAGGGCGACCTCACCATGACCAGGGAGGACTTCGGAGTCGACTCCGAGGACGAGATCGGAACCGTCGTGGACGGCCTCTCCGCCATGGTGGCCTCCCAGGCCGAATCGGTGGCCCAGATCGACATGGCGGCCAAGGCGGTGTCCCGTATATCGAAGGAGCTTCTGGAACTGTCCGGCAGGACCAACTCGTCGGTGGAGACGGTTGAGACCGGGCTGGCTCAGACCTCCGAGCTCTCCGAATCGAACAGCGCCTCCATAGAGGAGACCACCGCTGGGATAGAGGAGGTCGCCAGCGGAGCCCAGACCATGGCGAAGTCCGCGGCGGACGGAGCCACTGCGGGACGGGAGGCTGGCGAGACAGCCAGGTCCTCGGTGGACAAGGTGGAGGCGGTGGTCCGTGATCTCTCGGACGTGGAGAGACAATCGGCCGAGAGCGTAGAGGCCATGGAGGAACTTGGGGCGGCCGTCAGGGACATCGCCGGATTTGTCGAGACCATAACGGCCATAGCCGATCAGACGAACCTTCTGGCCCTGAACGCCGCGATAGAGGCGGCCCGGGCGGGCGAAGCCGGAAGGGGATTCGCGGTCGTGGCTGAGGAGGTCCGCAAGCTGGCGGAGGAGTCCAATTCCGCCGCGGGAGAGGTAGCCAAGCTTATGGAGGGTCTTGAGGCCAACTCCAGACAATCCATAGCCGTGACGGAGGAGACCGGCAAGGTCATCACCGACATAGTGGCGAGGGGCAAGGAGGCCGGGGCGGACCTGAAGGACGCTCTGGGAAAGATCTCCACGGTCGTGGAGGCCATAGACAGCGTGGCGGCCATATCGCA carries:
- a CDS encoding GGDEF domain-containing protein, giving the protein MGLITRNDFAAKMGGAYGFHLFQSRPIEEVAKRNFLSVSHSCSVRLLSRLAMERCPEDIYDPVAVVDARGGYLGTVTMKQVIARSAEIEVRQALTCNPLSGLPGNQDIQRWISCAQQGGGAFSLIYADLDRFKEYNDTYGFVEGDELIKLTASVLQEGLIELGCRAMVGHVGGDDFVAVISGPLPEDYLDAICREFDRRISEAHGQTTHLRRVGFPICP
- the hydE gene encoding [FeFe] hydrogenase H-cluster radical SAM maturase HydE produces the protein MLRRASGTPLIDQADLVRKNRYGDGVWIRGLLEFTNRCRQNCLYCGLRRDNRRVRRYSLDEEEILASVDLGYQTGIRTFVLQGGEDPAWSASRLCRTVEVIKGRAPEAAVTLSCGIMEREDYRALASAGTDRYLLRFETCDGELHRRLRDGVSLSERLKALIDLREAGIELGSGFMVGLPGETEKISQGNLALCRDLDLDMVGIGPFIANPETPLAHCPSGSMEETVRLTAMLRLMLPDANIPATTAAGSLSPGGREAMLAAGANVLMPNITPPRYRDHYRLYPGKTALKLDHLPELDSISETLIKAGRRMDMGKGDSISWKRRVESI
- a CDS encoding methyl-accepting chemotaxis protein, whose protein sequence is MSLRKRLVFLVIAICVAMAGLSLLSSRGARATVSDLLDGGQNRESRSSAAAVANWLRSMENVLTTGSRNLSFMIEDLGLLPGTAGNYMRNLTETSLPMGLSDIYLALPSGRFMDGNMWFPEEDDYDPRAEGWYRRAEEEGAMVLSSPWISPRSEEPVMTLSLPVYSLYQEGRLLGVMGADIPVSSFVSEIVSLSSDGVVILTAPDGGVLADNLDDGERESMAAVFDAIEEGSLDEVPVRTVDLADSRYRVLTFPLPKGLFLSLASDEASLLAPLRRIERGQTALVAIAFVLVSLVMWLFCRSFMSRIARLTSVAEAAIGGDLTVCCAMAGRDELARVGMAMDGLVDFQRTVLQTLRDGNGSILSSSSGLGQVAGRIENVSAGLQEASSILTEAMNESIEAVKAAEEGAASVTEGAHHVASLVEEAKRSSDRTLGEVRKATELARQNGGGMASLAEDFASVSSVAGRLREGASGIESFVTTIGNIAEQTNLLALNAAIEAARAGESGRGFAVVAREVRDLSEESRAAVARIRALSDSVVSDVTELGGIASEGDEAVKANQSRSENLYLALEAIEAEAVDVSEKAAGVLERSENQTRHNGEVSAMLSSLSEMAAKAALRAGELEDSVTSLLDGVAGLGRENRTLIELAGRQEALIDRHRL
- a CDS encoding HdeD family acid-resistance protein codes for the protein MITLVGMDSESIKARKGRVMLVGVCLFLLGALAVSMPFMASLAVETLVGWLMVSAGVVQAVSGYRERRQGRSGAGDFLWALLAAMTGIILLAKPLSGVVTLTMILSVYFVLEGVFKVFTALKLRGLVGWGWLLVSGVLSLFLAGLIWHNLFAAAWGVGLLVGINLLFTGATLFALGLRLGKESS
- a CDS encoding MetQ/NlpA family ABC transporter substrate-binding protein, giving the protein MKRIAFLAASVLIAGLILSGPAVAGTLVVGATPLPHSELLELVRGDLAEKGVDLKIVEFTDYVRPNMALDEGSLDANFFQHLPYLEGFARDHRLDLVSAGSIHVEPLGLYSGKHGSLNDLPDGAVIAIPSDSVNGGRALLLLQSEGLISLSDSAGLEATEFDVEDNPKNLRFRPIESAQLPRVLPDVDGAVINGNYAMEAGLKPTEDALLLEGADSPYANIVAVRAGDSDREDVKALVEALQSDKVRDFILENYGGGVVPAFGPGR